One genomic segment of Epinephelus fuscoguttatus linkage group LG19, E.fuscoguttatus.final_Chr_v1 includes these proteins:
- the arhgap44a gene encoding rho GTPase-activating protein 44 isoform X5: MKKQFNRMRQLANQTVGRAEKTEVLSEDLLQVEKRLDLVKQVTHSTHKKLTACLQGQQGTDMEKRSVKSPSKKLPLTILAQCMVEGAAVLGDDSLLGKMLKMCGETEEKLAQELIQFEFQIERDVVEPLYVLAEVDIPNIQKQRKHLAKLVLDMDSARTRYQQSSKSSSHPSTLQPGAKSESLREEMEEAANRMEICRDQLSADMYSFVAKEIDYANYFQTLIETQAEYHRKSLEILHSILPQIKAHQEAWVEKPSFGKSLEEHLNISGREIAFPIEACVTMLLECGMQEEGLFRVAPSASKLKKLKASLDCGVLDVQEYSSDPHAIAGALKSYLRELPEPLMTTELYDEWIQASNIQDMDKRLQALMAACEKLPTDNLNNFRYLIKFLAKLSDYQDANKMTPGNMAIVLGPNLLWTHTEPNMTEMMTTLSLQIVGIIEPIIQHADWFFPGEIEFNLTGSYGSPIHTNHNSNYSSMPSPDMDQSDRKQQHDQSRRPLSVATDNMMLEFYKKDGMGVRVMDTSWVSRKGSATLARKASSTPPGMQGPGSPADTLIPEQPGELVTSPSATPPPGERVCSLKSKELSPVIGHKAIQVAGPTVPPSCSPQSSSQSPHSTEHSPHTLRKGSKKLAPVPPKVPYSQSCGMSDQSTGQPSPVSLSPTPPSTPSPYGLACPPGQVPPSSPGQTPLGAPHSLSSPPSLTGTLTKSRPAPKPRQRPSLPPPQPPTAPPGFTGPAMAPVPQPLEQGLLDGLSPGESMSTGKHQPLATTPPPPPQVGLQRPSLRLAVALSNGDGGRV, translated from the exons gGCGGAAAAAACAGAGGTGTTAAGCGAGGACCTTCTACAG GTGGAGAAGCGTCTGGATCTGGTCAAGCAGGTGACACACAGCACTCACAAGAAGCTGACTGCCTGCCTGCAGGGTCAGCAGGGGACTGATATGGAGAAGAGATCCGTCAAGTCACCTTCT AAAAAACTACCGCTTACGATCCTGGCACAATGTATGGTGGAAGGGGCGGCAGTGTTGGGGGATGACTCTCTCCTGGG GAAGATGCTGAAGATGTGCGGGGAGACAGAAGAGAAGTTGGCCCAGGAGCTCATCCAGTTTGAGTTCCAGATCGAGAGAGATGTGGTGGAGCCTCTCTATGTGCTCGCTGAG GTGGACATTCCCAACATCCAGAAACAGAGGAAGCACTTAGCTAAACTTGTCTTGGACATGGACTCCGCTCGGACAAG ATATCAGCAGTCGTCCAAGTCGTCCAGTCACCCGAGCACACTGCAGCCTGGCGCCAAGTCCGAGTCCCTcagagaggagatggaggaggcagCCAATCGAATGGAGATTTGTAGG GACCAGTTGTCAGCAGATATGTACAGTTTTGTGGCCAAAGAAATAGACTATGCAAATTACTTTCAGACA CTAATAGAAACACAGGCAGAATATCACAGGAAGTCATTAGAGATTCTTCACAGTATCCTGCCCCAGATTAAAGCTCACCAAG aGGCGTGGGTGGAGAAGCCGTCATTTGGCAAGTCTCTGGAGGAACACCTGAATATTAGTGGGAGAGAGATTGCCTTCCCCATCGAAGCTTGTGTCACCATGCTGTTAGAATGTGGCATGCAAGAGGAG GGCCTCTTCAGAGTGGCTCCATCAGCCTCCAAGCTGAAGAAGCTGAAAGCATCCCTGGACTGTGGAGTTCTGGATGTGCAGGAGTACTCCTCCGACCCACACGCCATCGCAG GGGCTCTGAAATCATACCTCCGTGAGCTCCCTGAGCCACTGATGACCACTGAACTTTATGATGAATGGATTCAGGCCTCCAA CATTCAAGATATGGACAAGAGACTACAAGCATTAATGGCAGCGTGTGAAAAACTCCCCACAGACAACTTGAACAATTTCAG ATATCTAATCAAATTTTTAGCCAAGCTAAGTGACTACCAAGACGCAAACAAGATGACTCCCGGTAACATGGCGATTGTTCTCGGCCCTAACTTGCTTTGGACACACACTGAACC AAACATGACAGAGATGATGACCACCTTGTCCCTACAGATTGTTGGCATCATTGAGCCCATCATCCAGCATGCTGACTGGTTCTTCCCTGGAG AGATTGAATTCAACCTGACAGGCAGCTACGGCAGCCCGATCCACACCAACCACAACTCCAACTACAGCTCCATGCCCTCACCAGACATGGACCAATCTGATCGCAAGCAGCAGCACGACCAGAGTCGACGCCCACTGAGCGTCGCCACGGACAACATGATGCTGGAGTTTTACAAGAAGGATGG TATGGGAGTCCGAGTTATGGATACCTCCTGGGTGTCTCGTAAGGGTTCAGCCACGCTGGCGCGCAAGGCCTCCTCCACCCCTCCAGGCATGCAAGGCCCCGGTTCTCCCGCTGACACTCTCATCCCCGAGCAGCCCGGAGAGCTCGTCACCTCCCCGTCCGCGACACCACCACCTGGAGAGCGGGTCTG TTCATTGAAGAGTAAAGAGCTCTCCCCTGTAATTGGGCACAAAGCCATCCAGGTGGCAGGTCCAACAGTCCCCCCCAGCTGTAGTCCTCAGAGCAGTAGCCAGTCCCCCCACTCCACAGAGCACAGTCCACACACCCTGCGCAAAG GTTCCAAGAAGCTGGCCCCTGTGCCTCCCAAGGTTCCTTACAGCCAGTCTTGCGGGATGTCCGATCAGTCCACAGGTCAGCCGTCACCGGTCAGCCTGTCACCCACACCTCCTAGTACCCCTTCCCCTTATGGACTGGCCTGCCCTCCAGGGCAAGTGCCCCCATCCTCCCCTGGGCAGACCCCATTAGGGGCGCCCCACTCGCTTTCGTCCCCACCATCCCTGACCGGAACGCTCACCAAGTCGCGGCCCGCCCCTAAGCCCAGGCAGAGACCCAGTCTGCCCCCTCCTCAGCCGCCCACAGCCCCCCCGGGGTTCACTGGCCCGGCCATGGCCCCAGTTCCCCAGCCCCTGGAGCAGGGCCTCCTGGATGGACTGTCTCCCGGGGAGAGCATGTCTACAGGTAAACATCAGCCCTTGGCAACAACACCCCCTCCGCCACCACAGGTGGGGCTGCAGCGGCCCTCTCTCAGACTCGCTGTGGCATTGTCCAACGGAGACGGTGGACGAGTGTAG